Proteins co-encoded in one Micropterus dolomieu isolate WLL.071019.BEF.003 ecotype Adirondacks linkage group LG19, ASM2129224v1, whole genome shotgun sequence genomic window:
- the s1pr1 gene encoding sphingosine 1-phosphate receptor 1 has product MAEPSYSDLIAKHYNYTGKFRKTQQDSGLKADSVVFIIVCCFIILENILVLTTIWRTKKFHKPMYYFIGNLALSDLLAGVVYTANILLSGANTYKLTPTQWFFREGSMFVALAASVFSLLAIAIERHLTMLKMKLHNNGNTCRVFLLISTVWMIAAVLGGLPVIGWNCIRSMTQCSTVLPLYHKTYILFCTTVFSVILMAIVVLYARIYALVRTRSRKLVFRKVSNGRGNAGANIKSSEKSMALLKTVIIVLSGFIACWAPLFILLLLDAACETLSCPILYKAEWFLALAVLNSAMNPLIYTLTSNEMRRAFLKTLLCCTSCLRPNAKFTGPIMGAEFSRSKSDNSSHPNKEEAEYSPRETTAASSGNVTSTS; this is encoded by the coding sequence ATGGCTGAGCCCAGCTACTCCGACCTGATCGCCAAACACTACAACTACACCGGCAAGTTCCGCAAGACGCAGCAGGACTCGGGCCTGAAGGCCGACTCGGTGGTCTTCATCATCGTGTGCTGCTTCATCATCCTGGAGAACATCCTGGTCCTCACCACCATCTGGAGGACCAAGAAGTTCCACAAGCCCATGTACTACTTCATCGGGAACCTGGCGCTGTCCGACCTGCTGGCCGGCGTCGTCTACACCGCCAACATCCTGCTGTCGGGCGCCAACACCTACAAGCTGACGCCCACGCAGTGGTTCTTCAGGGAGGGCAGCATGTTCGTGGCGCTGGCGGCGTCCGTCTTCAGCCTGCTGGCCATCGCCATCGAGCGCCACCTCACCATGTTGAAGATGAAGCTACACAACAACGGCAACACCTGCCGCGTCTTCCTGCTCATCAGCACCGTGTGGATGATCGCGGCGGTGCTGGGCGGCCTGcctgtgattggctggaacTGCATCCGCAGCATGACGCAGTGCTCCACCGTGCTGCCGCTCTACCACAAGACCTACATCCTGTTCTGCACCACCGTCTTCAGCGTCATCCTCATGGCCATCGTGGTGCTCTACGCTCGCATCTACGCGCTGGTGCGCACTCGCAGCCGCAAACTCGTCTTCCGCAAGGTGTCCAACGGCCGCGGCAACGCCGGCGCCAACATCAAGAGCTCAGAGAAGTCGATGGCGCTGCTGAAGACCGTCATCATCGTCCTGAGCGGCTTCATCGCCTGCTGGGCGCCACTCTTCATCCTCCTGCTACTGGACGCGGCCTGCGAGACGCTGAGCTGCCCGATCCTCTACAAGGCCGAGTGGTTCCTGGCGCTCGCCGTCCTGAACTCCGCCATGAACCCGCTCATCTACACGCTGACCAGCAACGAGATGCGCCGCGCGTTCCTCAAGACGCTGCTGTGCTGCACTTCCTGCCTCCGCCCCAACGCCAAGTTCACCGGGCCAATCATGGGGGCCGAGTTCAGCCGCAGCAAGTCGGATAACTCCTCCCACCCCAACAAGGAGGAGGCCGAGTACTCGCCAAGGGAGACGACGGCGGCGTCCTCGGGGAACGTCACCTCGACGTCCTAA